From Apium graveolens cultivar Ventura chromosome 9, ASM990537v1, whole genome shotgun sequence, the proteins below share one genomic window:
- the LOC141683743 gene encoding putative protease Do-like 14, whose amino-acid sequence MSEEDCGGMGGDDELNRRFWSKPKSLFHPWRRKINRIRSGIRFQKVNHFGKFDDYLDANFNLDWNTKRAALDASPFVVALISYSGPQRLFICSGTIVDSYAADAGFSATILTSATLLRCPKAEDDLADDLKVNVYLFDQSMCEGEILGYDFHFNVAAIRIRSTVQLQTAIIGNLDNSMQYHSRFGDISFHLGRHRETPTGRRLIKLCPGMAVIALGRYYDDPYHIMAAPGKLITQHSKLDCGELVMACSEITKNGIGGPLINDSGCVIGLNFYSVARTPFLPINIALICLDHLLKYREVPRPWLGLELSDLDTIEIGELEKLIHSSPDTLSGVLVRKVELRSPASDAGICTYDIIIQIDGKHVGSYLEFTSILLEKAKERMEVIVKRAGSVAPLTLTILPQTAGKLNQWPLPAERTTGLPC is encoded by the exons ATGTCTGAGGAGGATTGTGGGGGGATGGGAGGTGACGACGAGTTGAACAGAAGGTTCTGGTCCAAACCAAAGTCTTTGTTCCATCCATGGAGACGGAAAATCAACCGCATTCGATCAG GGATTCGGTTTCAAAAAGTGAATCACTTTGGGAAATTCGATGATTATCTTGATGCCAACTTCAACTTGGATTGGAACACTAAACGCGCTGCCCTCGATGCTTCACCTTTCGTCGTTGCTCTTATTTCATACTCTG GTCCCCAGAGGCTATTTATATGTTCAGGGACCATTGTTGACTCATATGCTGCTGATGCTGGTTTTTCTGCTACTATTTTGACTTCTGCCACTCTTCTTAGATGTCCGAAAGCAGAAGATGATCTGGCCGATGATTTAAAG GTGAATGTCTATTTGTTTGATCAGAGTATGTGTGAAGGTGAGATATTGGGCTACGACTTCCATTTCAATGTTGCTGCCATTCGTATCAGATCTACTGTTCAATTGCAAACTGCTATTATCGGAAATCTCGATAATAGTATGCAGTACCATTCCCGCTTTGGTGACATTTCATTTCATCTTGGCCGTCACCGTGAGACACCGACAGGCCGGCGCTTGATTAAGCTTTGTCCGGGAATGGCTGTTATTGCATTGGGTCGATATTATGATGACCCCTACCACATTATGGCAGCGCCCGGAAAGCTTAT TACGCAGCACTCTAAGTTAGATTGTGGAGAGCTTGTTATGGCATGTAGTGAAATCACAAAG AATGGTATTGGAGGACCACTTATTAATGACAGCGGATGCGTCATTGGACTGAACTTTTACAGCGTGGCTCGTACTCCTTTTTTACCCATCAATATTGCCTTAATATGCTTGGATCACTTGCTGAAATATAG GGAAGTCCCTCGACCATGGCTTGGACTTGAGCTATCTGACTTGGACACAATTGAGATTGGCGAGTTGGAAAAGTTAATACATAGCTCTCCTGATACCTTAAGTGGTGTTTTAGTTAGAAAG GTGGAATTGAGATCTCCTGCTTCTGATGCTGGAATATGCACCTATGATATTATAATTCAGATTGATGGAAAGCATGTAGGAAGTTACTTGGAG TTTACTAGTATACTATTGGAGAAGGCCAAGGAGCGCATGGAAGTGATTGTTAAGAGAGCTGGCAGCGTTGCACCTTTGACGCTCACTATTCTTCCTCAGACTGCCGGAAAATTAAACCA ATGGCCTTTACCAGCTGAACGCACAACCGGCCTGCCTTGCTAA